AATCCATGCTTCTAAATAAGAATTCAAATCCTATCACCACCCAAATTGCTTATTACTTTATGGGGTGcaataaaacaattaaagaaaacaataataagacAAATACTTGcatagaaaaatgatttgtatatttgtatttaaatgACAACCATTTGACAACTTCCTTAGTGGTAGTTATTACCAAACAAAATGAATGGAGTAAAATTGGTATCACATAAGAAAAATAGCTTTAAAACCAAGAATCCATGGCTGTAAAATCAGATCAATTTGAACCATTATGGTggaaaatagaattttgttaataataaataatcttAATGTTGGGATGTTCTCTCAAATTCTTATTTGgaatatgcttttttttttttttttcataaaaagaatattatatagaatattttctaaCTTATACctaattataattagattttttataaaataaggaaagttaatgagaatatctttataaatgtTCTATGTCATGAGAGGAAAAAagttataagaaaaaaatgtgaagaagaaCGAGAAATACCCAATGAAGTAAGAGGGTTTATTAGGATGTAGATATGAGAAAGAGTGAGAAACAcaattattcataatttaagatgaagatTGAAAAAGACCCGAtaattgtactttttttttattccctctGTAATATCTTCTATCATATTCATCAATAAAAGTTGGTATGGTTGATTGAACTATATTAAAATCTCGAGTTCCTTTTATAtggtttgctttattttttgtgtttttcttttaatatatttgaattaacGCTTCCACTGACACAATAATTAGTATTAAAGCTAAcacttaaaattataaaattaagattcAATAACTGAAGTGGAATTCAAACATGTTCAAATTTTGATAAAGactaacaataattttttttttttgtttttttttttttttactgaaagttacttccaaaataaataaataaaacatgggGAGAAATGATTGGGAATTGCAGTTGAAGCTCATCAAATTCTAATAGAGTTGTGTGCTAAATGTACTTACAAATAAGTTAGTTTTCTGAAAATATGAAGTTGCAATTGATTCATTCTCTGATTTCTTAGACTCTAAAGAATGAAATTGGAATTCATTGATattatagttaatttatttttcaaaatgatgcACTGGGGAGGCATAAATATAAggatatatttattcattttaattattataaaatgattaattttgagTGGTTTCAATAAACTCATTTCATCCATAACTCTTTTTAACGGTTTATAATTTGCAATCAATGAgtaagatggtgtttgtttgtttgtttgttttttacttaattctaaatataatttaaaatttcatagtaattaagtattaaaatatttattttttaaatattttatttttattaaatattaagaaataaaaaaaaatcaataagtaacttttagtattaaaaaaaaaactaaatgttttaactttttctatttaataaatattttttagaaataagtaatatattaaaaaatagtaaaaagaaTAAACATATGAAGCTTAAAAGTAAGTTGTCTTTATCCAAAagtaataaaaacaaacaatacgGTGAAATTGTTCTTTCCATCCATCGATCAATCACTTAGACCCGGTATGAATTCACTacttaaaatctaaaaacattttttccatttattctGGAATAATCTTTATAGGAGgtacaattttaaatatttctgtTAAGTTCATAGTTGGTATTATTTGAGTtcatttttgagaaattaaaaatcgtttttttttcttcatgaaaaGTATTTATACATATTAATTATAAAGTTAGTAACAATATtgcttttttataaaaaaaaattattttaatttatttaaaaaaatctttcataTTTAATCCAACTTTTACCATAATagtattattctttaaaaaatatgactttGACTTCATATTCAACTTCAAATTAAAGTCAAAACAAAAACCTATCCGAAAGATATTATGAAATATAACTCAGAAACTCAAATTTGGGATCaaattgatatttgaaaatatgacttctactaaaataagaaagataaaaacaaaatatgatttcaaatattttttttcaaaaaaaattaaaaataagacattaAATACAAATAGactattgtaaataaaaattttaaaatagatccCAAATATATGCTTTTATTACTAAAAGGCCCATTTTTAACCCAAACCTCCCAAAcccattttccaaatttttgggGATGCAAAGATAATCAAACCCAAATATGACCCACCCCCATCTATGTGGGATCAGTAAACAAGAATTTCACAAAGATGACAAAAAGTAGGTAAGAATTTGAGCAAAATTACATGTATTGCTGCTCCATCCCAACCAAATCCAATACAAAATCAACCTAACATTTGGCCATAACAAAACCTAAcaccattttttaataatttcatatcccttttttattattaattccctTTCATAACAACTCcatcaaaaagaagaaaaagaaaaaatttcatctcATTGTACAATTGGGAAGGCATTTTCCAAGTAATTTCTTGGTGGTTGGAAGACACAGATGTCACTTTCAGCACTCTTTCTGGGAATCTTCCTTTCCAGGCCCCACTGCCCCTTGGCCATGTTTTGCCCACGTGACCCGGTAAGTAAGTCCAATACCCACCTGCAAACAGTGTCACTTGCCATATGATTTATGGGTCTTTATATTATTTCccaaaaataccatatttatTTCATTCACACCCTTCAATTTTAGCGTAAATACACTAAGCTGTCATAggtttaaaatttctttaattaacacccttattaatttattctatttattagatttattttttgaagagattttaagtaaaaatattttagataagagtatttataaaatttatatatgaaagaATGTTAATATATGAAACTTAAAACTTGTAGTAACTTAGTGTATTTACACTACAGGGTCTCGTTGAAATTAACTTTATCCCACGTCAAGtcttattatgattttaatttataattaatatttgaataaaattataaatgaaaaaatttattaatatgaaaACTTAACCCTATTtctatatcataaaaaattatttaaatttaactttttttttcaaaaattaataaataatgtactaaatttattttattttttggttttgttacTTGGCCTTAGAACCCAATAATTGTGAATAAAAACCTGTttttgtcattaaaaaaaaatgtttttatatgctcatctgaaaataattaaaaaatataaaccctttaaaaataattaaaaaaatatagtatttagAATGCTCAAAGGTAATATATATATCCTTAAAAGTAAATACATTTGGACTTAAAAAAAAGCCttaaatgttaattattttttaaataattatttaaaatttatattttataaacttgaaatttttaatttgtgattttttttatataagtgtataaaaacaactttttttccACTCctctagaaaataaaattattgaagtaaaagtttttaaaattaacaaaaataaaatttattttctttaaaagtagaaaatcatgttagaaaattatcttaaattcaataagaaaaattatcttaaattcaatatacaacttaatttaaaatcaaactataaaaaaattaattttttgtagaaaaaaagaagttaaaattaGTAATATTTCCTACTTTGGGTTGATAGACTCTCGCAAAGCGACGCTCTCTGAAATGTGTCTCGAAGGGCGTGCATATAAGAGAGGCGTTACAAGAGCATACACCCTCACAACCATTCACTCCCTTGAGAGCTTCCacattatcttcttcttctaaaTCTTGAGAATGGGAAGTAATGGGTTTCTTTTAGTTTCTCTGTTTTCTCAATGCTAATGTTCTTGTTGTTTGTGTGTGCATGATGTCTCTGAAAGTTTTCTTCTGGGTTCTTTGGATGGCCTctgttagggttttaattttggTGGGTTTCTTTCAATTTGTTGATTTCATGCTTCTCTGGGTCCCTTTCTTTTATCCTCTGTTTTTCTGCTTCATCTTTGTAAGgaattttgtacattttttttttcaatggggGTTTCTCATGATGCGTTTGTGGTGGTGACATCACAACCTCTGTTAACATCAGTTGAAGGTTCTTGAAGAAAACTTCCTCAAAGTGTTAATTTTGTTCATCTGCTAAGTTCAATTTCTGAGAAATTTCACCTTTTTCAGTgcttttccccccttttttttcttgggcTAACCAGAATGacaaattctttttttcatgCCATTGTTGGTATATTTAATggaatatgtttatttaattattttattattgtgagTGTGTTGCTCATCTGGAGTTGTTGGCTCTGGATTATTATTTAGTATTTGCTCTCTAATTTATGGTTACCCATGTGAAAGACATGATGCAATTGTCACttctaaattatattttcttggtGTTCATTCAACCTTTTCTGGATTCtgtttttatgattattttggtgtgattttgttcaaattttaaaattgggttGGTTTGTTTTCAGTAATATATTTATTCCTTGTATATATATCATGGTGTCTGTTTGAGATTCAGATTCTGATTCTGATTCTGATTCTGTTTCTCATATCAGTGTCTCCTACTGCtgtttgtatatttatttattaaatttttgtttacaGAAACAGAATTGCATTAAGATTGCAAGGATTGGGTTGCCATTTCCTTCATGAATTAATTGttaatattatctatttattttcccggctttatatgtttaatttagCTATCTTAAGTAGGTAATGGAAGATGGACATTATTGATCTATTGGTGCTTGTAAGCTCTTCGGGCTTTTCTGATTAATTGACTTACTACAGAATGGGAAGTAACGATGGAACCACTTATGGTGCGTACACCTACGGGGAGCTTGAGAGGGAACCATACTGGCAATCTGAAAAGCTCCGGATTTCAATCACTGGTGCTGGTGGTTTTATTGCCTCTCACATTGCTCGGCGTCTGAAGACCGAGGGCCACTACATTATTGCTTCTGACTGGAAGAAGAACGAGCACATGACTGAAGATATGTTCTGTCATGAATTTCATCTTGTTGATCTCAGGGTGATGGATAACTGCTTGAAGGTCACTACTGGAGTTGACCATGTGTTTAACCTTGCTGCTGATATGGGTGGAATGGGGTTCATCCAGTCCAACCATTCAGTTATTATGTACAATAACACAATGATCAGCTTCAACATGCTTGAGGCTTCTAGGATCAATGGGGTTAAGAGGTTTGTTGTCTTCAATTTGTTCTATCCTGGCTTTGACTAAGTTCTccatttgatatgaaaattggtTTCATGTACTCAGCATTTATCTGTCTAGGAGACGTAAATTTACTAATGAATTTTTCTGGTTCTGAGAATTCTCTAATATCTGATTAGTCCACATTGTGCAGGTTCTTCTATGCCTCTAGTGCTTGCATCTACCCTGAATTTAAGCAGTTGGAAACTAATGTGAGCTTGAAGGAGTCTGATGCATGGCCTGCAGAGGTTAGTTAGTTTAATGCTCAGAAATGTGGCATCagcttgaattttttatttgtaaatcatttgggagaatttattttttctgctTGTTTTTTAGCCTCAAGATGCTTATGGATTGGAGAAACTTGCTACGGAGGAGTTGTGTAAGCACTATACCAAAGACTTTGGAATTGAATGTCGCATTGGAAGATTCCATAACATTTATGGACCTTTTGGAACATGGAAAGGTATGCTCTTAAAAGTTATGGTGATTTTCTACATGTATTCGTGATTTTGTCTCTTGGTCACCGTCAATGGTAGGGAGCCAAGTGCAGAGAGGTTTAAGCCcgctttaaattttaaatcatatttttggaTCTTAGTAATTTTGTCGTTTTGGTATATTTGTCGTAGGTGGGAGAGAGAAGGCTCCTGCTGCTTTTTGCCGAAAGGCTCTCACTTCCACCGACAAGTTTGAGATGTGGGGAGATGGACTTCAAACTCGTTCTTTCACCTTCATTGATGAATGTGTAGAAGGTGTTCTCAGGTGAGCAATGTGACCGAAACTCACTTTTCATTTTGAGGTTCTTAGGTTTGACATAATTTCAAATTCCACAAATCTTTCATAGTTCAGAAgtggaaataaaataatgagattcTCCTTTAAATCAGTGTACTTATTAAACTTCTGAGAAGGCTCTTGAGTGCGTCTTTTTGTACTGTTGTAGTATCTCTTGACTAATATTTCCTTGAATCTGGGGGACTCGGGGACAAGCATTGAACTTGTCTGGTCAATGCTCTCTGGATTTCATGGGGAAAGGAATTTTTGCttgttttagaaataaaaaggaatacaTGCTCCTTAGCaagttctatttttcttcttttaaggGGAAAAAATCTGTTCCCTTTTTCTGAAAAAGGAAAGATAAACTCATTAAATTATGATTCAAACTGttgaaaaaaatagtattatttcttcaaattgaaaTCCATATCCTTCAGTGTTCTCATTGATTACCATCTTGGCTCCAATTTGTGTTTAGGCTGACAAAGTCAGACTTCCGGGAGCCAGTGAACATTGGAAGTGATGAGATGGTTAGCATGAATGAGATGGCCGAGATTGTTCTCAGCTTTGAGAACAAGAACCTTCCCATCCATCACATTCCAGGCCCAGAGGGTGTGCGTGGTCGTAACTCAGACAACACGCTGATCAAAGAGAAGCTCGGTTGGGCTCCAACAATGAAATTGAAGGTACTTATATAACACGACACCGCTTGCCTTATTACGAGGTTTTTTTAACTTATGATTTGGATTATGCAATGGGTCAGTCTTACAAGCCAAGTGTATATGTGGAAGCTTTATGAAAGTCATTGAAGTTCATAGTCATGCCTTGATGATTTACTTGCCTAGTTTTCCTGCAACTTCCTATTTAATCAAGCCATATTTGAATCTACTGTTCTGTAGGATGGGCTGAGAATTACATACTTCTGGATCAAGGAACAGATTGAGAAAGAGAAAGGTCAGGGCATTGATCTGTCTATTTATGGGTCATCCAAGGTGGTGGGTACCCAAGCCCCGGTTCAGCTAGGCTCACTTCGTGCTGCTGATGGCAAAGAGTGAAGCTGTTGAGGCCAACATTTCTGGTAGCTTATGCCATAAAAGCTTACTATCAGCTACCATGTTCCATTGAAATGATAAGATATCTATAGCATCTTCCTGGTTCCATGGCTACTATTTCAGTCTGTTTCAGTCCATCTGTACAAGGGAACTTCTGTTctcccattttattttgtttagctTTTCAGAGTGATGCTCCATTGTAGTGTGATATGGTACCTTCTGAATAAAATTTCCTATTCCCTAAAGCATTGCTTGATTCTGaatgacaattttatttatcaccTATAGTACTAGATCTTGGCTGGGTCTCATGATATCTGGTGAATATTGCACTTTGGGTGCTTTCATTCCAATCATCTTCCTTTCTAGATCCAACACATGTTGATTGTCCTGTGCTTTTTCTTTGCCTTTTGCCCCCATCTAAAAGGTGGAAAGAAAAGTGCAGTGGGTCTCCCTATGTGGTCCTTGGATGGTTACATGTTAGCCATGCCAGACCACAAATCATCCTATTCCCTCACCACaatcatcaatttatttatgagTTGGAATTTTCTCATTTAACTTAGCCCACTTGTTGAAGTGACATTGATTTTGGGACCGTGGATATCCTCTGAGTATATTCTTTGAAAtgtgttttttcttcttgtggTATTTTTTGTGGTGCTACTCGCATTTGGCCAGCACAACTTCCCTTTGGGTGGGTCATCCTTTTCGACCCTTTTTTAATGCTGAATCTGACAGAACTGTTGATAAGTAGGTGAGGCATTGTATAGGGCAAAGAGGTGTTGCCCCGCGGGTTGAGAGGGCAACCCCAGAGGATGAGAGAGAGATAAGTGCAGTTGAGTGGTTGTATGGTGAGAATTAGAAATTGTGGAGGGATGGGGATGGGTGAGAGGGTGTAGCATGGACATTGGCTTCTAAATGGCTGAGAAACATATagggatgatgatgatggtgatggtgatggtgatcGCTGATGTGTTTCAAATGCAATATTTAAGATCTGTGAAATGTTCCTATTTCTTATTTCAAGTCCATTTTTTGACAATGCCCACCTAAACAGATGGTAACTTCACTCATCTGTTTAAAGACCATCTCCCAAAACTTACCCTATTCTCCACATTATCCTTCTTCATCCTTCAATTTTTCCCATGCTGCTTGCAACTATGGCAACAGTGCCATGGATGATGGGCTAGCCATGGTGGTGCACAACAatagcctttaatttttttaatatttggtttaTAATTTTGGGCATTTGAGAAAGTGGGATGGCAGGGGTTTTGTGCCATTTTAATTAACGGATGCCATGGAaatactaaaaagaaaaaccttaaaaagATGGGAGAAGTTGGGATATTAGTGGGTGAACATGGAGACACTCATTTTGAAATGGTGCAAGAGGAGTCGGATCAATAGCAAGGAAGTGACATTGGCTGGCTCAAGGGAGATGATGGTGAAAAGTGATCACCATAGTCAAAATTTTGGCATGATTGATCTTCCTTAGAAATTCCTAGTTAATCACAACTTCCATTTTTAACTCCTTGATGTTCACATTTCTCGTCCTTTCATTACTTAGAATACGTTTGATAATGAATAAGCCGAACTTATTTGACGAAACATAAACATAATCAAAGCAATTGGGTATAAAAAATTGTGCACATTAAGCAAATAAGTGACTAGTGGTACCCACTAGATGGGTCTATATTGTTCCCATTCTCACATGCTTGATGCTAAATGCAATCACATGTGTCTAAAATTATATGTCCAAAATCACACCCTTATTTCCAAATGGGCATTGGGGGACCATAAAAGACAAGAGAAACAGGTTGGCAATGGTAAAGACAATAAATTTTGGACTCCCCACTTAGAAATTGCAATGAATAAAGCACAATAAGCAAAGGCAAAGTCGTTTTCTGGTGCTTTATTTTGGTAAGGGATCGGGGAACATAGTGTAAACATATCTCATGGGATCCTCAAATGTCACCCATTAGCCAAGGGCATGTCTAAAATAGAGGGTGGGTTCAATTTTGAAGGCGCCAAAAAACTCCACTCCACCTAAGCTGAATGGGAGTCCCCAACAAATACTCACTCCCTATCTGGCAAGAATCAACACTCGGAAAGGAAATACAATAGCATCCAAAATCAAATCACGGGAGACCCTTTTTCCAGCGCTTGAAAAAGGCAACAAACCAACTACCAAAACTTCAACCAACAACAACAGAAAGAAAGAATTATGGATACCACTTGataatgacttaaaattaaattaaattaaattaaatatttattatttaatgatgtaaagtaattttaaattaaattatttttaaattattggtttaaaacttattatttattatttatttttagtattaaagttgtttgataaaattaatttataatttattttaaattatcgaATTGATATAAttaccttttgttaattttaattaatatctaattcattaattttaactcaaatttatttttattaattaaaaaaattaacagataaaatatccatatttaaagcattatagatatataagataactattacatatttattataaaaaatgagacatagatgtaaaatcataattttaagatatattGTCATTAGTGgattaactatttta
Above is a genomic segment from Vitis riparia cultivar Riparia Gloire de Montpellier isolate 1030 chromosome 14, EGFV_Vit.rip_1.0, whole genome shotgun sequence containing:
- the LOC117931000 gene encoding GDP-mannose 3,5-epimerase 2 isoform X1; its protein translation is MGSNDGTTYGAYTYGELEREPYWQSEKLRISITGAGGFIASHIARRLKTEGHYIIASDWKKNEHMTEDMFCHEFHLVDLRVMDNCLKVTTGVDHVFNLAADMGGMGFIQSNHSVIMYNNTMISFNMLEASRINGVKRFFYASSACIYPEFKQLETNVSLKESDAWPAEPQDAYGLEKLATEELCKHYTKDFGIECRIGRFHNIYGPFGTWKGGREKAPAAFCRKALTSTDKFEMWGDGLQTRSFTFIDECVEGVLRLTKSDFREPVNIGSDEMVSMNEMAEIVLSFENKNLPIHHIPGPEGVRGRNSDNTLIKEKLGWAPTMKLKDGLRITYFWIKEQIEKEKGQGIDLSIYGSSKVVGTQAPVQLGSLRAADGKE
- the LOC117931000 gene encoding GDP-mannose 3,5-epimerase 2 isoform X2, with translation MGSNDGTTYGAYTYGELEREPYWQSEKLRISITGAGGFIASHIARRLKTEGHYIIASDWKKNEHMTEDMFCHEFHLVDLRVMDNCLKVTTGVDHVFNLAADMGGMGFIQSNHSVIMYNNTMISFNMLEASRINGVKRFFYASSACIYPEFKQLETNVSLKESDAWPAEPQDAYGLEKLATEELCKHYTKDFGIECRIGRFHNIYGPFGTWKGGREKAPAAFCRKALTSTDKFEMWGDGLQTRSFTFIDECVEGVLRLTKSDFREPVNIGSDEMVSMNEMAEIVLSFENKNLPIHHIPGPEGVRGRNSDNTLIKEKLGWAPTMKLKDGLRITYFWIKEQIEKEKGQGIDLSIYGSSKVVGTQAPVQLGSLRAADGKE